GCACCGTTCGCGTTTGGTGGATGGACAGATTCCACCCCCTCTGAGGTTACAGATGCACGACGAGTGTTGGTGGCTTGACGCCCGTTGGACCCCTAAGTACGCTATATAAGTTGTGCAGCTAATTTTGTAAGTTTGTTCTTGATTCATGTGGCTAACTATTATATTTTCGTCTCATAGGTTGCGTGCGTCCGGTTTGCTCCCGCTGTGTTTTGGTGGAGCCGACATGGGGGGCGGCCTTCGATTTCCTGTGGACCGTGCTCTGTTGTCTGCCTTGGTGGATCGTTGGCGTCCAGAGACTCACACGTTCCACCTTCCAGTTGGAGAGATGGTGGTCACCCTCCTGGACGTCTCCTTGCTTCTTGGTTTGCCACTCGTTGGCCGAGCCGTTGCTGCCCGAGCTGTTGACCCAGACTGGAGGCAGGTGATCTTGCAGCGGTTCGATGGAGTTATCCCACCGGTTGAGGACCAGCCGGCTCAGGTCGGCTTTACTGACAACCATGGACCGACAAAGGTTTGGCTGCTGCAGTTCACGGCGGAGCACCTTGCTGAGGGCGCGGAGGACTGGAGGGTTAGGAGGCACCTGGAGGCATACCTATTGTGGCTGTTCGGATGGGTGTTGTTTACGAGCTCGCACCACGACAGCGTCGACAAGCACTTGATCTGGTATGCTCAGTAGATTGCGGACGCTCCTTTGGACGACGTTCCTCAGTTCAGTTGGGGGTCCACGAAGTCTGTCTTTGCTTGCTACCGTGACCAGCTCCACTGGTTCACGAAGTAGAGTTTGGTTTTCGATATCTTTGTCGAGCCGTACTGTGTGCACTGAGTCTTTCGCCAGCTTGGGGTGCGCCAGGAGTTCCCACAGCCACGTCAGCCTCTCGATCGTTCTTCACACATGTAAGTACTTGTGTAAATTGCACTTCATTTGGTTCACGAGATGAATACAATATGCTCATTTGTTTTACATGTGCAGGCTAACAAGGAAAGAGCAGGGTGTTGCCTATGAGGCAACTTAGGCTACAAAGATACAGCCATTAGCGGAGCAGTGGCTGCAGGCAGCCGACGATGTCCACCCGACGCAGCTTGCATACGACGAGGCCATAGCACAGGTCGACTCTAGTGCGCGCCACCCGCACGACTTCACCGGCACGTGCTCCTGGTCCGTCGACTGCTAGTGCGCCGTCCACCGCAGCAGGACCTTCAGCAGTCCACTCCACGGGGGCCACCACGGCTACTGTGGCAGTAGGTAAGGAGTAACCTAGCTCGTATAGTAAGTTCTATTTAATTCATATGTATCTTATTTATAATTATTGTATTCGCAGCGGTCGAGGAAGTTTCAGGCAGCATGGACAGTTTCTACGTGCTGGATCGATACATCTGGCCGCAGGAGGACCTACTCGAGACCTGGCAGATGTCTGGAGCCCCCACGCTGACACAGTCGACCCAGGACGACCCAGCCCAGTCCACTCCACTTCTGCCCCTGGAGCCACGTACTCACAAGGCAGCAGACCGTTTCACATTTCCGTCTGATCAGATTGTTAGGAAGAAACCGAAGAAGTAGGTTTAGCACATTGCAGTTGTACTCCATATTATGTTTTAGTTGTCTTATTTTGCTTCTCGACAGTTGTGTATGATGATTGTGTATCCCACGCCGTGACGCTCCTGGATGCCATGTCAGGTTGCATCGGATTCTTCTGCACCCCCACTCGTTCACTGTGTGTTCATGTGCTCATACGTCAATTGAGTGTTGTGCGCTTTTCAGGTTGCGTGAACCATGCCTATAGACCATCTACCTCCATCTATAAAAGGGGATATGACCCCATCACATAGGAAACCACTCCACATCCCCGCATTACCACCATGTCTTCCTCTGGTTCCACCTATATTCCGTGGAACAAGATTAGAGAACATGTACCTCAAGGAGTGCAggttccaatgtgcttctgcggttcattgtgcaagctgatggagtccaaagttttgggcgatgacttcaacatgaggttcttcatgtgtgacAACTACGAGGACAACCCGCCAAAGcgctacggcaaggacaaaCCCAAGGTACCACCTCGAACTATCTGGTTTGCGCCTTCAGAGTACAGTAAGTTAAATCTAACTCGGTTTGAAAATagagtccaccacctctttgtgatttcatacagtGGCTGGACACGGAGCAATCCCCGGAAGCTAAGCAACACGTTGAGCGCGAAGCAAGCTGGGCTGcggaaaggtggcagcgaaGAAAGATCAAGAAGAGATCCAGAAGAGGTTCGCAGATGTGGAACATCGGTaggcggaggagcgtgaagctgatagggagaggaagcgagagaggggccgccgtgcgaaggaggcgggccccgaggctattaggaaggggaagtattctcggtgcactcagtagatcaGTATAGTTTAATCTCCGCATTTCAGATTCCCTAAGGCAAGTTAGGTGTAGTTCGAACACGACGTTAGCGTGTTCCATGCACATGCCAGTGCAATTTGTTTTGTAATTTCAATGTCTAATTAATCAGCATGTGTACTTTGTACTACAATCAGTGAGTTCTCCGCGAGCTGAAAGTTTTTAATCACCTCTAACGTACTTATAGACTTTTATTTGTTCGTTACATTATTCTTCTCAATTTTCAAACCAAAATCAAAGGAAAAGCCACACTCCACACATTCAACACAAACAAAGTAGTCTTTACATAATTCAACGCGCACAATACATGAAATGGCATGTGAGGACCTGTTGAAAGCAACGGCAACGAGGTCCAagactaaacctaacatgccttaggtaattctaACAAACAACAATACATAGGCAGCCAGAAGAGCCTTCCGAAAACAAACACGCAACATATTGATCGGGAAGGAACATAACTTATTCTGACAGCACGATTCATCCGAATGAAACGGAGCAGTacaacatccatcattcactGCCAGTACCCTTTTCACGtcgcccccccctccccccattCCGCTTTCTCGCGCTCGCACTTGCGTACATCATCATCCATCTTCTTGAACCATGCCATATATTGCTGATCACGACGAgtgatccacgtgtcaatccacttatggaaatgacaccaatgagtgTGCGTCTCATCACCAGCGTGCTTTCATAAACAAGAAACGAaacaaatttattataaatCACAAAAACACTAGACaaacatatttaaaaaatagatcTATACCTGTGATATTGCACCTGCTTTTTCGACTTCCTCGATATTCTTACAAGACCAATACCTCTGGCCAAAAGTCTTAtaatcacgagatatgttcggaACACAACGCATCTGAAAATAGCAATAgggtggctctacacctttcgGCCATACCTTTCAATTTGTAATACATCTATTTAGATAGTTAGGAAGGCCTCCTAAATGAGCCTCCATTTCCCGACGCAAAGCTGCCCTAAATGAGGAGCTCATAACGGTTTGTTTGTGCTAACTAAAAATATGTGGAAGGTAAGTTGCCTGCCTGTGCTCTCGGCAACCACATCCTCGCCTTTTATACACGCAGGGCTGCCTGCATCGTCCTTTCAAAAAGCGAGGGACCTAGTCACAGTGTCTATCATTTAGCATTCACAGTGATGTTTCACGTCAACAGTTGAAGCACTTTAAGCACAGACATGACCTCTCATTGCTCCACACTGCTCCACACTTctgcactcgcacgctccacaccGCTCACTGCTCGTACTTTAAACACGGACATGACCTCTCACTGCTCTAGACTTCTGCACTCGCACGCCAGGAAAAGTCATCTCCGTTCACTGCGCCACACTACTGGACTCGCACGCCAGGACAGACAAGGCAATCAATTAGCGTCCTTTCAATGTCAACTTATGTCACTTCACTTCATAGTCGAATCCAATGCACGATTAGCACGATTAAATGAGGCTGACGCAGCTTTGCAGTGGGATATGACAACTCTATGAGTCATATGTCGGCCACAACGTCTACTACAACTCGTATACAATTTATTCGCTCATTACATTATTCTTCtcaatttttcaaaccaaaatcaAACGACAAAAGCACACTTCACACATTCAACACAAACAAAGTACTGCTTTACATAATTCAACGCGCACAACACATGAAATGGCATGTGAGGACCTGTTGAAAACAACGGTAACGAAGTCCTgaactaaacctaacatgccttaggtaattctaACAAACAACAATTACTAACACAACATCGGGCGAACACGATATGTAACTCCTAATAGTTCTCCCACTTAGCAAATTGTGTCGAACCGTCTCCATAGTATCCTCCCGTAGCAGGAGGTGCTGGCGGTGCCGGCGGAACCGGAGGCCCATTGTTGTTGTGACACGGGCACTTGCAATATGGATTAGTGCATGGTTCCTTCGGTGGACTGGCACCTTTATTCTCATCTttctcctcttcattgttgCCGCTGCTTATTTCCATTTCTAAATCGAAGATACGATTCTGCAGATAATAGATGTACTCCGCGTGAGGATGAATTTGGGAAGGATCGACCCATCTTACGAACCCGCAGTTCTCTGGAGCATTGGATGCTTGAAACATAAAATGTAGTGTAAATCATACAATACATATTAAACATATAGAACACACCCTTAGTACTCAAAATTACTAAAGCTCGAGGGCACTTGAAGAAATGACGACCTCCATCCTTTCCCTCGgcgcacatctgcactaagcaatcCTCACCATGCATGCATTTTGGCCAAtcttctctacggttatcgtatccTCTCAGTGGTGAATCCTTGGTGAAATCATTCCTGCTCTCAACTAGAAACTCATACACcacttctgaaaaaaaaaactccgggCCAATAGAACCGGCCCAGACTATCGGTGGTCCTTACCTAGCCCCCTTTCCTCTCCCGAAGCCGAAACCCTTCCCACTAGGCGATCCCCCACTAGTCATTACAACTCCAGCAAAATTTTTGTTGCCACTGGCCTGAATCGAGGTCTATATATAGGCAGAAGCAGCTGGGACCCACCAGGACCTGTCGGCCCCTAGACGGCCCACAAGGGCCTGTCGGCCCTTGGACAGCCGATAAGGGCCTGTCGGCCCTTGGAGAGCCGATAGGTGCTTGTCGGCCTTTTGGTGGTCGATAAATTTCTGTCGGCACCGAAAGCCTTATTGGGCCGACATCCCAATCAGCCCGACTAGTCCCTGTCGGCTGTCCAAGGGCCGACAAGCCCTTTTGGCGCCGACAGGCCGCGTCTGCGAGGTCCGCGTGCGCCAGATCAGATGCCACATGGGTAGTCGGCCGTTGGACAGCCGATAACAGGCCTGTCGGCCGTCCAACAGCCGACAGGCTGctatttttgcaattttctTAAATCGACATTTATTTTTGCGATTaactattaaaataatattattacaAAAAAAATTCGACAAGCGCCCTACTAGAGTGCTAGATGGTGGGCATCCAAGAGCAATTCGCTGGGTTCTTATGAGACTATGTGCTAAATCCACTATTAGACGCATTTTATGTGGCAACAGGCTTCGATGAGCAGTACCATAAGAAGATGCCGCAAGGTTAGTGGTTCTCGTATGTATGTTCCGATGCAAGACTCGAGCAACATCTTCATGCAAAGGAACCGGCTCTGAAAACAAAATGATGCCAAAAGTTCAAAAAGCTCCAAAGACAGCGCATAAGTCCAGATGCGGGAAATAGATTTGCTGAATGGATGATACATTTGTAGTAGATGAATGTCTGTTGAACTTGATTAAATTGTTTGCTTTAAGTAAATTATGAAATTCAATGTAAACTCACTTGTGTTTCTTAATAGATGTCTTTTATATACACATACTATTAAAGAATAAGGCTGTTCTGATGGGGGGAAATCCGcgtatatataaatatatatatgtattaaTCATAAAAATCATAATCACCGAATTATTTCTAAAAATCCCGGGAAAACTACTTGCTTACGGGTGGAAACACCAATAGGTAGGGAAGGTAAGGAAGCTCCTGCATTCTCTACCTTCCCTACCGGTTGGTGTTGCCACCTGGTAGAAAAGTTGCCAACTGGTGGTgttgggcggttctgtagtagtgattgtTGGGTTTTGGCGCTTTCAACCACCCAAAAGCTGCCACCATAGGTCTAATTTGGAGATGTGTCTACGGTGCGTGTGTGTACATCTAGAAATAGAAAACGAATCGGATACGGATGCcactttttatattttaaaacaaaaatacgAATACCAGATTCAAATATTCTCAAATACAAATACAAAATGGATGTTTCCAATATGAATACGCATTCAGATATTTATTTGATTCACGTGACATCACATATCTATTTGTTTTAGCTTCGTATTAGAAGAATAGAATTATCATATATGTAAAAGAATCAAAGATTAAGTACACAAATCACGTAGATACCTAGACAAAAAATTGTTAATACATGTTTCAATAATTAGATGtagaaaaaataatttttaaaatagTACTCtaacaaataaataataaataaaataaaatatttaaattatataaaatatattttacatCAATTAGTCTGAAAATAATTAACATCAATAAATATAATAGTTTTATATTAGGTTGGAAATAATTTACTCATATTATGGTTTAGAGAGGTGCTTTGTTCTATTAATACAATAACATCGAATATTTGCGGATACATATATGAatttgaataattaaaagatgaAAATAAATACAGATGTATCCACTTTAGTACAAATTTAAAATCGGATATGGATACAAATATCCATATTTGTGTTAAAAAAGATGTTCATATCCAAATTTCTACTCCTAGATGCGCGGGTGAAACATATTTTCAAAAgaattctttttctttctagAATACGCGCGCagcgtatcattgtattaagcaataacaacaacaacaacatagcctttttcccaagcaagttggggtaggctagagatgaaacccgaaagaaaacgtatcattgtattaagacgGGAAAAAAATTGGTATAGTGTTCGATTACAACCCAAATGGAACGGACTCCAGATGAACACAAGCCGGCAAGCCAGCTGAACACAACCTGAAAGGTAAACTCCATGTGAACTACTCACATCCCGCACAACCTAACGACCAGCTCTAAGCGTAGCCCTCAGTCAATGCTCCACCCCGCGGAGGGAGAGTTGTTGCTAATGTTCTTCAACATCGGAAGTAAGTCCCGCATTGCATCCATGTGGTGCGACTGAGGTCCTTCGCGAAACAATTTCTCCACCGCTTGTTCTGCCGAAGACGCCATGGGTAGAGGCACGCCAACCTCACCGAGTCGGCGCATCAGGAGCACCGACCCTCGCTTTGCCGGCTTGACGCCGAGAGAGGGGTCCAAGGCTTGGCGATGGCTTCGGCTGAGGCCGTGTACCTCAGACGAAGGCAGCTGAGGAAGCGCGTCGACGAGGACAGGGTCAACTCGAGGAAGACGAGGCGGCTTGGCCATAAGAGGCGGAGGAATATTCTTCGAAACTTTGCAGATAAAGTCCTCCAAGGCCGCGGAATTGTCGTCCTCCGACGCCCCGACCGTGCCGGTTGCCTCCTCAGAAGCTGGCACCACAATCTCGGCCGAAGGTAGCACAACCACAGGCGGCACCTCCACAACCGGCACCACCTTGGCCGATGGTGGCACCTCCACAAGCGGCACCACCTCGGCCGATGGTGCACCTCCACAGGCGGCACCCCCACAGGCGGCACCCCCACAAGCGTCATCGGGTGTGACAGCCCCAAAGTGCTCTATAAGACCGCCGGAAAGTGGCCTCTCCCGGGGAAACACCTCGCCGCCGAAGCCCGATCTCGGAGCTCCTGAGACCGAAAGGGTGGCCACGAACAGTTCGGGGACGGCAGCCGAGGGTGAAGTCGTTCTCCTCGATACGAAGCACAGTCATGATCGCTGACTTGGCCGCAGCCAAAGCAACCACAGCCAAGTCATCGGTGGCAGAGAGCATGAGGTCAAGGCCACCAGTAGTAGCAATCGTCGGCAACGGCCGCTCTTCGGAGACCGGAGGGCGATCATGCCCAAACCCAACAGGAACGACACGACCGTCCAGCCAAGGCTAGCCCGAGCGAagtggcgggcggcgaggccgcaAGCAATCCTTAGCACGGTGCCGAAGGCCATGGCAGCGCAGGCACCGCGATAGCAGACGACACGAGGCAACCCGATACTTGAACGAAAGGCAGTAGTTCAAGCATCGTCCATCAAGCACCTGGGGAAGCATCGCTGCGGCGGCGCTTCCGGCTGAGAAGGCCGCTCCCGAAGGTCCCGAGGAAGTGCGCGCCGCCTCTCCACTCGTTGCCAACCATCAGGGTCGACACGAGGAGGGCGATGCGCAGCCTGACGACGGAGGTGGCTGTTGGTGGTCGATTTCGATGAattttaccgccaacattccttcggatttcataCTTACTGGACCATATTGTTATGATTTTCACTAATATTacaagttccacgagttttggtgaatattTGAATTCAGTGGTTCGAATCCACATCTGAGCGTCTTTTTttctaggtgaggccggccggccggcctctaacTGTTTGCGTTGAAGCCAAGCAATTACTACCGACTTCAGGAGGGAATCAGGAGCGTCCACAAGAAGGCGGTGCGAGATCGGAGGCAcccccaggccggctggcctaggggaggccggccggcccaacttGTCATCCTCTGGTGCTCTCCCTTGCGTGAAAGCTAAGCACAACCGTCCTTACCTGCGTGCAACTGACGCCAAGTTTCGTACCGACCCTGAAGTAGTATAAATATTGCTCCACCCCTCACTTCACAACACACACCATCCATTGGAGAAGAGAGTTCTCTTGTTACTTCTTTgtattagaatagggagagagtgaggtgtGAGCTCTGGTGAAAGCCAAGCtaaaggagcggactcgagttctctcggtcttactccatcTTTTGTATCCATCTCGAAAGAATAtactttgagtaagttccttgtctcaacttcagtttctcgctagctttactttctgtcttagttacttgtttagTTACTTTCTTTAATCTACGagatcctgagtctgcgtaagtagcaagttctgttTATCTGatgttgctttctatctaagtacacggtaggagcaagtagctcgatagctgtgggcgtggtgcccagacttggttagttacctCAGGTTATGTTCCAGCCCACGAAACTATTGTGGTAGgcggtgacagccctatccgtcccttgtagtccaccacgttcgggtattttcatagcagtagttgcaggttgccgttgaaCTCCCCTCttatccctttctgaagtccttcctcttctagccgccgaagcagatcggGTTAGTAGTTAGCTTGTCATCTAGGCAGAGTAataggttatctggagttagaccATCTTTCCTCTTACCCTTTTCTCGCTGGTTGTGTCCAGCTGAATAGTTCTAAGtctggtcgaagctttaccggTCCTTAGATTCGATCCCAGATATACTTCCTGGTGAAAGGTACAATCGGTCTCTATGCGCTTGcagagtaattcgttaggctaaggagtgccaacagcgGCTTGGGACAACCCGACCACCCTTGTGGGGGTGGTTGTGCCGCTGGAGACCGACGACCAGCTCCGTCGTGCCGCACCGGGGCTGCTGCGCAGCCGCCGGGACGTTTGTCCGTCCAGGGTGGCGGGGAGGGTAGGCGGCGACCCCGCCGACGAGGACGCTTGCAGTGCCCACCCTCGGCACGTGGAGGCAGCACCACGATGGAGTGGAGAGTGGGCATCGGAGCCGGCGCGCCGACCTGCTGGGATCGTTTGTCCGTCCAGGGTGGCGGGGAGGGTAGGCGGCGGCCCGCCGACGAGGACGTTTGCAGTGCCCACCCTCGGCACGTGGAGGCAGCACCACGATGGAGCAGAGAGTGGGCATCGGAGCCGGCGccgacctgcgccgccgccggtgctgaGGCAGGGTTGGTCGCCCTCGGTTGCCGCAATAGGATGTCGCGGTAGGACGGGGAGCCGTCGTCACCGGAGAGGGGTAGGGTGTCGTCTCTCCAACAGAGCTGCTTCCCCGGCCATCGGGGCGGCCGCTAGGGAAAAACGGAGTAGCGTCCGGGGAGAGAGCTCCGTGCCCGAGGGGcccgagggagggagaggagtgtCCGTCGGTGAggaggaggtcgccggggccggGGTGGCCGTCAGTGTGGGCGAGCCATCGTGGGTTTGGTGGTGGGAGAAGGCACCTGGCGCTGGAACAGTTGATGAAgtggtggccgccggcgccggagtggccggcgggcgggtggatggcgccggcgtgcgcgctcgccggccggaTGTGGCAGGCGTCGACGTAGAGGCTGGCAGGCACGCGGGAGCCGGGCACAGGCGCGTGCCCCGTCGCAGGGGCAGCAGCGTCGTCGACCTCGCGGACCACGGCAGTGGAGGTGCCGCCGGCTGCAGCAACGACGGCTCCCGGCATCGAAGACGGTGAGGACGGGGACGGAGAGGCAGGTCCGGAGGTGACGGGCCCCGAGGCAGCTGCAGCGGGACCAGCGAAGGCCACCGGCGCGACCCGGCAACGAAGACGGCGATGACGAGTGGGCAGTAGCGCCAGcgacccgcggcggcgcagcgtcaCCATGCCCATCGCGGCCGCCACCGTCAAGGATAGTGCAAGCAAGCCTGCCAGGAAGTAGATCGGGCCTGGGGGATTGTGGGTCTGGGTTCGGAAGGGGGAGCTGTGGACTGAAGAGGGAGATCGGCGGTGGAGGTGtagtgccgccgccggcatcgccaggggaaggggaagggaacGGGTCGGGGGCTTCATCCTCCCATAAAGAACTTACACTACACCAAAAAGAATTCTTTCTTTATAGGGTTGATTTCATGCATTGTCGTACATTAATTTAGAATCAATACAAGGAAAAGATACATATATGCCCGTCCATAGGCAATTTTTGTTTATAATGTGCGCATAACAAGTGGATATAAGAGACGACATTCTGCAAGCAAACCAAAACTAGAAAATTAATTAAGTTGTGCCGGTTCTTCTTTAATATTCTTGGtccttttgagcccaaagatttGTTCATCTTCCGCAGAATGGAACCATACCAGCGATCCTGCCAAAGAAATCAATTCTGAAAATGGTGTGGTCGTCATGTAGTCTTTCTCATCTTTGGGTGGCAGTCATAGGTACAGAAAACCTGCGTGGATCACTCGCTGGTGATGGGACAATCTTCCAGACGGTAAAATCGTAAGTTAGTTCCGATTTGTGGTACCGGACGAGATCAACTCCCATCCCTCCTGTAACGTTGATAGTGCGGTCCATGTTACTGAGATCTCTTACTTCGCAAAAGCCATCATCGAACTTCACTCCCAGTGACCACAGCTTGGAGATCTCCACGCCATCATGACCTGCATATGGAGCCAGCTGCAGTTTCCCCCTGGCGTGCACCAGGGCTTTTCCTGTGGCCACATTCACCAGTGCAAATGCCCTGCGACCCTGCGCATCGGTCACTCTCC
The Panicum virgatum strain AP13 chromosome 6N, P.virgatum_v5, whole genome shotgun sequence genome window above contains:
- the LOC120678297 gene encoding ricin B-like lectin EULS3, which gives rise to MLSGQQMRMFSKVDPSLNAAVRGDKVVLVRADPTDESQRWIQDHDNVGRVTDAQGRRAFALVNVATGKALVHARGKLQLAPYAGHDGVEISKLWSLGVKFDDGFCEVRDLSNMDRTINVTGGMGVDLVRYHKSELTYDFTVWKIVPSPASDPRRFSVPMTATQR